TCCTCTGGTGGATGAGATTAAGGTCAAAGCTCGGAATTCGGAAGCTGTCCCCAATTTAGCTACCGAACTGGTTAAAATACAGGGTGTGGAAACTGTGCAGTATATAGATGAAGCAGTTAAACGCATTGCCCAGTTGCACCGGGGTTTAAACTGGATTACTTTAACAATTACTATTATTCTGACTTTAACGGCGATCGCAGTCACTACTACCACCATTCGCCTGATTGTCATGGCGCGACGGCGAGAAATTGAAATTATGCAACTGGTAGGTGCGACATCTGCTTGGATTTATCTGCCGTTTATTTTACAGGGAATTACCTTCGGTTTAGTTGGTGGTGCGATCGCTTGGAGTTTCATTTCTTTAATCCAACAGTTTATCAGCCGGACTTTAGCGAATCAACCAGATTTTATCCAATTTATTACCAACGGTTTACAACTTAGTACCGCACAGCTTTTACTATTGCCTTTAATTCTGTTAAGTTTTGGTGCAGTGGTAGGATTAATGGGCAGCTTGTTTGCTGTGCGGCGGTTTGCGAAGAATTAAAATTACAGCAATCAGGACTGGATTTATGGCAACTCAGTGGGAATCTTTACTACAAAATCTCGGTGAATGGCAAGGTTCATTTACCCGATTCTCACCCCAAGGCGCACTTTTAGAAGATATCAAAAGTGTGGTGTCTTTGTCAGGGTTAAATAATAATCAGACTATCCGCCAAATTGTCAGCCGCCAAGGGCAAGAAGATTTAGTCTTAGAATACAGTTCTCTGGCGAAGACTACGCTGTTTTTTGCCAATGGTGCTTTTTCCCAAGGTTCAATTCAGTTAGCACCGTTTACAGAATTTGGGGCGGAACTCGGTTTGATTCATGAAAATCGCCGCTTACGTCTGGTGCAACTATTTGATAAAACTGGTCAGTTAGATAAAATAACTCTGATTCGGGAATATTTAGCTGGGACTGAACCAGTAGAACGCCCATCGTTACAGATAGATGAATTATTGGGAGAATGGCAAGGTGAAGCTGTAACGATATATCCAGATTGGCGATCGCCAGATCATTACTCTACCAATTTAAAATTACAATTAGATAATACTGGGCGATTAATTCAAAGTTTAACTTTTGGCGATCGCACAATTACGTCAACTGGTACTATCCAAGGTTCTACTATTAACTTTGATCAAAATCCTCAAAAACAGGTACAAGTATTACTCCTCCCTGATGGCGCTTCTGTCACATCTCCGTTACAGGTGCAGTTGCGTCAACCTTTATTTTTAGAAGTCGGTTGGTTAATTCAGCCTAACCTGCGCCAACGCATGATTCGCAGCTACAACGATAAAGGCGAATGGGTGAGTTTGACATTAGTTACAGAAGAAAAAGTGGGCGTTGCTGATTGAAAATATGAATTAGGCTCACGCAAAGGCGCAAAGGCGCAAAGGTAGGAATAAAAATTAAGGTAATTTTGGCATTTCATACTTTAGTTCAGCAACGCCAAAAAGTGTAACTTATAGCTTCTCTAAGTCGTCTAAAGTTAGTGGTGCTTGGGCGCTATGGCGCACGTACAAAATATAAACTGTCGTATCTCGAATCGTAAACAACAATCGGTAGATGTTTTTGGATTTTCCGTACAGAAGCTGGCGGACTTCCTCTGGAAAAATCTCGTTTTCAACTGCTAAGTTACAGCGTCGCGGTTTCTCTTGTAGGGTAGCAATAGCATTCATCAATGCTCGAAACCAATGATCAGCAAATTCAGGATTACGCTCTCGATACCAGCCATAGGCTTGCTCAATCTGAGCTTCTGCAATGAAAGTAATCTCAACCTGAAATGTCATACTTTTGCTGCATTTCTTGAACAAAATCTCCAATGGGGCGAGTTTGACCAGCGTTGAGTTCCTCAAAACCTTGCTGAATACCCGCAATTGTCTCCAACTGATCAATCAATTGACGTAGTTTGCTAGAATCAATTTTACTAGGATCAAGAAAGGTAACGAGAACTTGAGTGCGATCGCTCAAGTCTTGGGGTAACTCAGTAAGTTGAATTTGCCCATTTTGATAAATGCCTTCGATGGTTTTTAGCATGAGTTGTTATGGGGTTGCTAATTCTCTCCATTCTAGTTGCTGCAAGAATTTATTCACCAGCGCTGCTAATCGCCACGGATTTCAACTAATGGTTCGCTTGTTTGCAAAATTTCTAGTGCTGCTTTGAGATCATCTGCCTCAAGATCAGGCATTTCTTCCAGTATCTGTTCGGCACTCAGTCCAGCCGCAAACAAGTCGATTACATCTGACACCCGAATTCTCATCCCCCGGATACAGGGACGACCACCACATTGATTGGGACTAACTGTAATTCTTTCAAGTAAGTTTGACATCCGGTTTTGCTGTTAATAGACTTCATCGTGTGTTCCAATGTCAAGCAGAACAATCACTTCACTATTTGTTTCCGTATCTTGTTCAATAGAGAAGACAATACGACAATCATAGCCGCAAGAGCAGGACTGAAAAGCATCA
This genomic interval from Nodularia sp. LEGE 06071 contains the following:
- a CDS encoding permease-like cell division protein FtsX is translated as MFKFLTKLDYLLKETFLGLLRGGWMNWAAISTVTVLLFLFGLSLQTSWQVEKLLNQFGSQLEVSVYLDPDTPARSIETFIAQMPDVVGLQTITKEQAWKKLVQELGISNIDGATQELGDNPLVDEIKVKARNSEAVPNLATELVKIQGVETVQYIDEAVKRIAQLHRGLNWITLTITIILTLTAIAVTTTTIRLIVMARRREIEIMQLVGATSAWIYLPFILQGITFGLVGGAIAWSFISLIQQFISRTLANQPDFIQFITNGLQLSTAQLLLLPLILLSFGAVVGLMGSLFAVRRFAKN
- a CDS encoding DUF3598 family protein; this translates as MATQWESLLQNLGEWQGSFTRFSPQGALLEDIKSVVSLSGLNNNQTIRQIVSRQGQEDLVLEYSSLAKTTLFFANGAFSQGSIQLAPFTEFGAELGLIHENRRLRLVQLFDKTGQLDKITLIREYLAGTEPVERPSLQIDELLGEWQGEAVTIYPDWRSPDHYSTNLKLQLDNTGRLIQSLTFGDRTITSTGTIQGSTINFDQNPQKQVQVLLLPDGASVTSPLQVQLRQPLFLEVGWLIQPNLRQRMIRSYNDKGEWVSLTLVTEEKVGVAD
- a CDS encoding type II toxin-antitoxin system RelE/ParE family toxin, translated to MTFQVEITFIAEAQIEQAYGWYRERNPEFADHWFRALMNAIATLQEKPRRCNLAVENEIFPEEVRQLLYGKSKNIYRLLFTIRDTTVYILYVRHSAQAPLTLDDLEKL
- a CDS encoding DUF433 domain-containing protein — protein: MSNLLERITVSPNQCGGRPCIRGMRIRVSDVIDLFAAGLSAEQILEEMPDLEADDLKAALEILQTSEPLVEIRGD